A section of the Pimelobacter simplex genome encodes:
- a CDS encoding MFS transporter, giving the protein MSAAAQRRTVRVLVLTQAVGAVGITIGIATASLLARDLSGSEALSGLAQTAQVLGAAVISFLLAPLMARRGRRTGLMTGYVVGAAGGLTAVLAGVVGSMALLLVGAMLLGAATSANNAARYAATDLATDENRARSLSLVVWATTVGAVAGPNLTGPAGALADGIGIPELTGPFAIGAIGMLVAAVVVGVLLRPDPLLLAQEAAGAREPGARTGTGIVRTGSSWSRTRDVVRERPVLGFAIVGLALTHATMIGVMTMTPLHMEHGGSGLEVIGLVISVHVLGMFAFSPLVGMLADRIGRPQVLGAGGVVLLVALVLCASSPSGMSWQVTAGLFLLGLGWSLSMVSASTMVAEHTPIAVRTDVQGTSDLVMGLTAAGGGALAGLVVALGDYPMLALLSLVLVVGVLGCAVRAASPTRRTA; this is encoded by the coding sequence GTGAGCGCCGCGGCACAGCGCCGTACCGTCCGGGTCCTGGTGCTGACCCAGGCCGTCGGCGCGGTCGGCATCACCATCGGCATCGCGACCGCCTCGCTGCTGGCCCGCGACCTGTCCGGGTCCGAGGCGCTCTCGGGGCTCGCGCAGACCGCGCAGGTGCTCGGGGCGGCGGTGATCTCGTTCCTGCTCGCGCCGCTCATGGCCCGGCGCGGGCGCCGTACGGGACTGATGACGGGGTACGTCGTCGGCGCCGCCGGCGGCCTCACCGCCGTGCTCGCGGGCGTCGTGGGCTCGATGGCGCTGCTCCTGGTCGGCGCGATGCTGCTGGGCGCGGCGACCTCGGCCAACAACGCCGCGCGGTACGCCGCCACCGACCTCGCCACCGACGAGAACCGTGCGCGCTCGCTCTCGCTCGTCGTGTGGGCGACCACGGTCGGCGCCGTCGCCGGGCCGAACCTCACCGGACCCGCCGGCGCGCTCGCCGACGGCATCGGGATCCCCGAGCTGACCGGGCCCTTCGCGATCGGCGCCATCGGCATGCTCGTCGCCGCGGTGGTCGTCGGCGTGCTGCTGCGCCCCGACCCGCTCCTGCTCGCGCAGGAGGCGGCCGGTGCCCGGGAGCCGGGTGCCCGCACGGGGACGGGGATCGTGCGCACGGGCTCGTCGTGGAGCCGCACCCGGGACGTCGTACGGGAGCGGCCGGTGCTGGGCTTCGCCATCGTCGGCCTGGCCCTGACCCACGCCACGATGATCGGCGTGATGACCATGACGCCGCTGCACATGGAGCACGGCGGCTCGGGGCTCGAGGTGATCGGGCTCGTGATCAGCGTCCACGTGCTCGGCATGTTCGCGTTCTCGCCCCTCGTCGGCATGCTCGCCGACCGGATCGGCCGGCCGCAGGTGCTCGGCGCCGGGGGAGTCGTGCTCCTCGTCGCGCTGGTGCTGTGCGCGTCGTCGCCCTCGGGGATGTCGTGGCAGGTGACCGCCGGGCTCTTCCTGCTCGGCCTCGGCTGGTCGCTGTCGATGGTCTCCGCCTCGACCATGGTCGCCGAGCACACGCCCATCGCGGTGCGTACCGACGTCCAGGGCACCTCCGACCTGGTCATGGGTCTCACCGCCGCCGGCGGGGGTGCCCTGGCCGGCCTGGTCGTCGCGCTCGGCGACTACCCGATGCTCGCGCTCCTGAGCCTGGTGCTCGTCGTCGGCGTGCTCGGCTGCGCCGTCCGGGCGGCGTCCCCGACACGCCGGACCGCCTAG
- a CDS encoding DUF3037 domain-containing protein: MTAYQPYQYVTLRCVPRVEREEFVNVGVVLYCPAADYLGVRSSVDADRIRALQGDADVVGVEAALAAIAKVCSGEAHAGFGVGERATAYGSRAQKDDASTRFGFLKAPKSTVVQPGPVHGGVTADPARTLEHLLEALVL, translated from the coding sequence GTGACGGCCTACCAGCCCTACCAGTACGTGACCCTGCGCTGCGTGCCCCGCGTGGAGCGCGAGGAGTTCGTCAACGTGGGCGTGGTGCTCTACTGCCCGGCCGCGGACTACCTCGGCGTGCGCTCGTCGGTCGACGCCGACCGGATCCGGGCGCTGCAGGGCGACGCCGACGTGGTGGGCGTCGAGGCGGCGCTCGCGGCGATCGCGAAGGTGTGCAGCGGCGAGGCGCACGCCGGCTTCGGGGTCGGCGAGCGGGCGACGGCCTACGGCTCGCGCGCCCAGAAGGACGACGCGAGCACGCGCTTCGGCTTCCTCAAGGCGCCCAAGAGCACGGTGGTCCAGCCGGGGCCGGTCCACGGTGGTGTGACCGCGGACCCGGCCCGGACGCTGGAGCACCTGCTCGAGGCGCTCGTCCTGTGA
- a CDS encoding DUF3046 domain-containing protein, translated as MRHTEFWARMNQHLGESYAPAWADQMVIGALEHRTVREALDAGVPPKEVWRAVWEILGLPASER; from the coding sequence GTGAGGCACACCGAGTTCTGGGCGCGGATGAACCAGCACCTGGGGGAGAGCTATGCCCCCGCCTGGGCCGACCAGATGGTGATCGGGGCGCTGGAGCACCGGACCGTGCGCGAGGCGCTCGACGCCGGCGTGCCCCCCAAGGAGGTCTGGCGCGCGGTGTGGGAGATCCTCGGCCTGCCCGCGAGCGAGAGGTGA
- a CDS encoding amidohydrolase, whose translation MARPRLGRVRRPTASAAAVLALVLLATLLVACSSGGDAPAAAVTLVVGGRIWTADAKQPWADALAYDDEGVILAVGTEDEVSRQVGEADEVVELDGELVLPGFQDAHVHVPEAGINENLCLLPPGRDLATYVRLVADCAADVPEGQWVRAAGASLFGLRGTTPTPLAALDAAVPDHPVVVLDDLGHAAWGNTAGLTAAGITASTPDPQGGIVARDRRTGELTGLLLEDAQQPLRNASAPSPDEVDAGLRVAMDELARNGVTTVSDVGGYWQQGHTEAWLRAAAADELTVRAVNALYVYPSLDLEDQLAELGSRFRDDPDDLLQIDTAKIYVDGILDLGTAQLLAPYDDPPDPRFPRGFGYFAEEQLTSYVARLHAMGFRISFHVIGDAAVRRALDAVAAIPADRAEVAGRHHRLTHTYLVDPADVPRFAELGVVADFQVGEESTDLAYLDDLSEIIGDRAYDLIPVDTLADSGALTILSSDWDADLLSPLGIISRALTREAHPLPDAETAARMLTIDAATALGMGDRTGSLEAGKKADFVVLSDDIFTLDPAEIADVEVLSTTVDGVEVFRAD comes from the coding sequence GTGGCTCGACCTCGGCTAGGCCGCGTCCGCCGCCCGACCGCCAGCGCCGCCGCGGTGCTGGCGCTGGTGCTCCTCGCGACCCTCCTGGTCGCCTGCTCCAGCGGCGGCGACGCGCCCGCCGCGGCGGTGACACTCGTGGTCGGCGGCCGGATCTGGACCGCCGACGCCAAGCAGCCGTGGGCCGACGCCCTCGCCTACGACGACGAGGGCGTGATCCTCGCCGTCGGGACCGAGGACGAGGTCTCCCGCCAGGTCGGTGAGGCCGACGAGGTGGTCGAGCTCGACGGCGAGCTGGTGCTGCCGGGCTTCCAGGACGCGCACGTCCACGTGCCGGAGGCGGGGATCAACGAGAACCTCTGCCTCCTGCCGCCCGGGCGCGACCTCGCAACCTACGTGAGGCTCGTGGCCGACTGCGCCGCCGACGTGCCCGAGGGCCAGTGGGTCCGCGCGGCCGGTGCCTCGCTGTTCGGCCTGCGCGGCACCACGCCGACACCCCTCGCCGCCCTCGACGCCGCCGTCCCGGACCACCCGGTCGTGGTGCTCGACGACCTCGGTCATGCCGCGTGGGGCAACACCGCGGGCCTGACGGCTGCCGGGATCACCGCGTCCACGCCGGACCCCCAGGGCGGCATCGTGGCCCGCGACCGCCGTACCGGCGAGCTCACCGGGCTGCTGCTCGAGGACGCCCAGCAACCGCTGCGCAACGCCTCCGCCCCGAGCCCCGACGAGGTCGACGCCGGGCTGCGCGTCGCGATGGACGAGCTCGCCCGCAACGGCGTCACGACCGTCAGCGACGTCGGCGGCTACTGGCAGCAGGGGCACACCGAGGCCTGGCTGCGCGCCGCCGCGGCCGACGAGCTCACGGTCCGTGCCGTCAATGCGCTCTACGTCTACCCGTCGCTCGACCTGGAGGACCAGCTCGCCGAGCTCGGCTCGCGGTTCCGCGACGATCCCGACGACCTGCTCCAGATCGACACCGCCAAGATCTACGTCGACGGCATCCTCGACCTCGGCACGGCCCAGCTGCTCGCGCCCTACGACGACCCGCCGGACCCGCGCTTCCCCCGTGGCTTCGGCTACTTCGCCGAGGAGCAGCTCACGTCGTACGTCGCGCGGCTGCACGCGATGGGCTTCCGGATCAGCTTCCACGTGATCGGCGACGCCGCGGTCCGGCGGGCGCTCGACGCCGTGGCGGCCATCCCGGCCGACCGGGCCGAGGTCGCCGGACGGCACCACCGGCTCACCCACACCTATCTCGTGGATCCGGCCGACGTGCCGCGGTTCGCCGAGCTGGGTGTGGTCGCGGACTTCCAGGTGGGGGAGGAGTCGACCGACCTGGCCTACCTCGACGACCTCAGCGAGATCATCGGCGACCGCGCCTACGACCTGATCCCCGTCGACACCCTCGCCGACAGCGGCGCCCTGACCATCCTGTCGAGCGACTGGGACGCGGACCTGCTCAGCCCGCTCGGCATCATCAGCCGGGCGCTCACCCGCGAGGCCCACCCCCTGCCCGACGCCGAGACCGCCGCCCGGATGCTGACCATCGACGCGGCCACCGCCCTCGGCATGGGCGACCGGACCGGCTCGCTGGAGGCCGGCAAGAAGGCCGACTTCGTCGTGCTCAGCGACGACATCTTCACGCTCGACCCGGCCGAGATCGCCGACGTCGAGGTGCTCTCGACCACCGTCGACGGGGTCGAGGTCTTCCGTGCGGACTGA
- the recA gene encoding recombinase RecA, producing MAGDDRQKALDAALLNIEKSYGKGSVMRLGDDSRAPLDVIPTGAISLDVALGIGGLPRGRVVEIYGPESSGKTTVALHAVASAQAAGGIVAFIDAEHALDPDYAKALGVDTDALLVSQPDSGEQALEIADMLIRSGALDLIVIDSVAALVPRAEIEGEMGDSHVGLQARLMSQALRKMTGALNQSKTTAIFINQLREKIGVMFGSPETTTGGRALKFYSSVRLDVRRIETLKDGTDMVGNRTRVKVVKNKVAPPFKQAEFDIMYGKGISREGGLIDVGVEAGLVRKAGAWYTYEGDQLGQGKENARTFLKDNPDLANELEKKILEKLGVTPTVDGDFTDLSDEPIGVDSF from the coding sequence ATGGCTGGAGACGACCGCCAGAAGGCCCTCGACGCCGCGCTTCTCAACATCGAGAAGTCCTACGGCAAGGGCTCCGTGATGCGACTCGGTGACGACTCGCGCGCCCCCCTCGACGTGATCCCGACCGGAGCGATCTCCCTCGACGTCGCCCTCGGCATCGGTGGACTTCCCCGCGGCCGGGTCGTGGAGATCTACGGCCCCGAGTCCAGCGGTAAGACGACCGTCGCGCTCCACGCCGTGGCCAGCGCCCAGGCCGCCGGCGGCATCGTGGCCTTCATCGACGCCGAGCACGCGCTCGACCCCGACTACGCCAAGGCCCTCGGCGTCGACACCGACGCCCTCCTGGTCTCCCAGCCCGACTCCGGTGAGCAGGCCCTCGAGATCGCCGACATGCTCATCCGCTCCGGCGCCCTCGACCTCATCGTCATCGACTCCGTCGCCGCGCTCGTGCCCCGCGCCGAGATCGAGGGCGAGATGGGTGACAGCCACGTCGGTCTCCAGGCCCGCCTGATGAGCCAGGCCCTGCGCAAGATGACCGGTGCCCTCAACCAGTCCAAGACGACCGCCATCTTCATCAACCAGCTGCGCGAGAAGATCGGCGTCATGTTCGGCTCGCCCGAGACCACCACCGGTGGCCGCGCGCTGAAGTTCTACTCCTCCGTGCGCCTCGACGTCCGCCGGATCGAGACCCTCAAGGACGGCACCGACATGGTCGGCAACCGGACCCGGGTCAAGGTCGTCAAGAACAAGGTCGCCCCGCCGTTCAAGCAGGCCGAGTTCGACATCATGTACGGCAAGGGCATCTCCCGCGAGGGTGGTCTCATCGACGTCGGCGTCGAGGCGGGCCTCGTCCGCAAGGCCGGCGCCTGGTACACCTACGAGGGCGACCAGCTCGGCCAGGGCAAGGAGAACGCCCGCACCTTCCTCAAGGACAACCCCGACCTGGCCAACGAGCTGGAGAAGAAGATCCTCGAGAAGCTCGGCGTCACCCCCACCGTCGACGGCGACTTCACCGACCTCTCCGACGAGCCGATCGGCGTCGACTCGTTCTGA
- a CDS encoding sirohydrochlorin chelatase — MTAPALIALAHGSRDPRSAATVSALVDATKALRPDLRIEKAFLDLAKPGFHTVVDRLVKAGYDEIVVVPLLLVEAFHARVDVPEAIAEATTRHPGLQIRATEVLGLEPRFLEVLDERLREALSGARVRELDALVLAAAGTSDPLANQAVARLARLWGTHHKLPVTAAYATSAPPATGEAVRAFRAEGRRHIAVASLFLAPGNLVDRATELALEAGAVAVSEPLGAHPEIARTILARYAVGAVELVPV; from the coding sequence ATGACCGCTCCGGCACTCATCGCTCTGGCCCACGGCAGCCGAGACCCCCGCTCGGCCGCCACCGTCAGTGCTCTGGTCGACGCGACGAAGGCGTTGCGTCCCGACCTGCGCATCGAGAAGGCGTTCCTCGACCTCGCCAAGCCCGGCTTCCACACCGTCGTGGACCGGCTGGTGAAGGCCGGGTACGACGAGATCGTCGTCGTCCCGCTGCTGCTGGTCGAGGCGTTCCACGCACGGGTCGACGTACCCGAGGCGATCGCCGAGGCCACCACGCGCCACCCCGGCCTCCAGATCCGCGCGACCGAGGTGCTCGGCCTGGAGCCGCGCTTCCTCGAGGTGCTCGACGAGCGCCTGCGCGAGGCCCTGAGCGGCGCCCGGGTCCGCGAGCTCGACGCCCTCGTCCTGGCCGCGGCCGGTACGTCGGACCCGCTCGCCAACCAGGCCGTCGCCCGGCTCGCCCGGCTGTGGGGCACCCACCACAAGCTGCCCGTCACGGCGGCGTACGCCACGAGCGCTCCCCCGGCCACCGGTGAGGCCGTCCGCGCCTTCCGCGCCGAGGGACGCCGGCACATCGCCGTGGCCTCGCTCTTCCTCGCCCCGGGCAACCTGGTCGACCGGGCCACCGAGCTCGCCCTGGAGGCCGGCGCCGTCGCCGTCTCCGAGCCGCTCGGCGCGCACCCGGAGATCGCCCGGACGATCCTCGCCCGCTACGCCGTCGGCGCGGTCGAGCTCGTCCCGGTCTGA
- a CDS encoding phosphoadenylyl-sulfate reductase: MTTATTRAAREFRGSHTAGRSPEELREIVSHWGAELELAPAEVIIEWAAATFGDRFCITSSMGDAVLAHLAAKVVPGVDVVFLDTGYHFVETIGTRDAVAATMNVNLISITPVQTVAEQDAEHGPELYKRDPDLCCALRKVKPLAESLSGYDAWATGLRRAETHNRVIAPVIGWDAKKQKVKVSPIARWSDEQIERYIAENGVLVNPLVYDGYPSIGCAPCTRRVAPGEDPRSGRWAGTNKTECGIHS; encoded by the coding sequence ATGACCACCGCCACCACGCGTGCGGCTCGCGAGTTCCGCGGGTCGCACACCGCCGGCCGGTCGCCCGAGGAGCTCCGCGAGATCGTCTCCCACTGGGGAGCCGAGCTCGAGCTCGCCCCTGCCGAGGTCATCATCGAGTGGGCCGCCGCCACCTTCGGCGACCGGTTCTGCATCACCTCCTCGATGGGGGACGCCGTCCTGGCGCACCTCGCGGCCAAGGTCGTGCCCGGTGTCGACGTCGTCTTCCTCGACACCGGCTACCACTTCGTCGAGACGATCGGCACCCGCGACGCCGTCGCGGCCACGATGAACGTCAACCTCATCTCGATCACCCCCGTGCAGACGGTCGCCGAGCAGGACGCCGAGCACGGCCCCGAGCTCTACAAGCGCGACCCCGACCTGTGCTGCGCGCTGCGCAAGGTCAAGCCGCTGGCCGAGTCCCTCTCCGGGTACGACGCCTGGGCGACCGGACTGCGCCGCGCGGAGACGCACAACCGGGTGATCGCTCCGGTGATCGGCTGGGACGCCAAGAAGCAGAAGGTCAAGGTGTCCCCGATCGCCCGCTGGAGCGACGAGCAGATCGAGCGCTACATCGCCGAGAACGGCGTGCTCGTCAACCCGCTCGTCTACGACGGCTACCCGTCGATCGGCTGCGCACCGTGCACCCGGCGGGTCGCTCCCGGTGAGGACCCGCGCAGCGGGCGCTGGGCCGGGACGAACAAGACCGAGTGCGGGATCCACTCATGA
- a CDS encoding DUF389 domain-containing protein, which produces MQHLRITSPRDLTPAVLDALRADPAVTNLTCVRGAAIVPEGDVVEADVPREAVNDVVDALRGIGVPREGAIHVVPVTTWLSQPALDAERRTPGSSADAVVWADVTQRAYDESELNWTFLTFMSLATLIASIAIVLDSQILVIGAMVLGPEFVPIAALGLALVRRRPSLLRYTARSLLVGFAVAIAFATLAALVARALGWVTLDQVTAPRPATAFIYTPDKWSFIVAVVAAAAGALSLTSAKVGGLSGVFISVTTIPAAGNVALGLAFGVPDEVRGSLLQLLLNISGMAVAGWLTLAFQQAVWSRMSARRALLAAKIRRHD; this is translated from the coding sequence GTGCAGCACCTGCGGATCACCTCGCCCCGCGACCTGACGCCCGCCGTCCTCGACGCGCTCCGGGCCGACCCGGCCGTCACCAACCTCACCTGCGTGCGCGGCGCCGCGATCGTGCCCGAGGGCGACGTGGTCGAGGCGGACGTGCCCCGTGAGGCGGTCAACGACGTCGTCGACGCGCTGCGCGGGATCGGGGTGCCGCGCGAGGGCGCGATCCACGTCGTACCGGTGACGACCTGGCTCTCGCAGCCGGCCCTCGACGCCGAACGGCGTACGCCGGGGTCGTCGGCGGACGCGGTGGTCTGGGCCGATGTCACCCAGCGCGCGTACGACGAGTCCGAGCTCAACTGGACCTTCCTGACGTTCATGAGCCTGGCCACCCTCATAGCCAGCATCGCCATCGTCCTGGACTCGCAGATCCTCGTGATCGGCGCGATGGTGCTCGGCCCGGAGTTCGTCCCGATCGCGGCGCTCGGCCTCGCGCTCGTACGACGGCGCCCCTCGCTCCTGCGCTACACCGCCCGCTCGCTGCTGGTCGGCTTCGCCGTCGCGATCGCGTTCGCCACCCTCGCCGCGCTGGTGGCCCGGGCGCTCGGCTGGGTGACGCTCGACCAGGTCACCGCGCCGCGTCCGGCGACGGCGTTCATCTACACCCCCGACAAGTGGTCGTTCATCGTCGCGGTGGTCGCCGCTGCGGCCGGCGCCCTCTCGCTCACGTCGGCCAAGGTAGGCGGGCTCTCGGGCGTGTTCATCTCGGTGACGACGATCCCGGCGGCCGGCAATGTCGCGCTGGGACTGGCGTTCGGCGTCCCCGACGAGGTGCGCGGCAGCCTGCTCCAGCTCCTCCTCAACATCTCGGGCATGGCGGTCGCGGGCTGGCTGACGCTCGCCTTCCAGCAGGCCGTGTGGAGCCGGATGTCCGCACGACGCGCGCTGCTCGCGGCCAAGATCCGCCGGCACGACTGA
- a CDS encoding DinB family protein has translation MTSEHATIEPDTKDWTWVLDRPCPECGFASAAVDRAALGAEIRDNAAFWASALADPRAAERPAPDVWSPAEYGCHVRDVNRVFALRVEQLLAEDDPQFANWDQDETARTERYDEQAPAAVLPDLVAAAELAAGWYDRVGDDQWARPGRRSNGSVFTVETLGRYHLHDLVHHRWDVRWLDLG, from the coding sequence ATGACGAGCGAGCACGCCACGATCGAGCCCGACACCAAGGACTGGACCTGGGTCCTCGACCGCCCCTGCCCCGAGTGCGGCTTCGCCTCCGCCGCGGTCGACCGGGCCGCGCTCGGCGCCGAGATCCGCGACAACGCGGCGTTCTGGGCCTCGGCACTGGCCGATCCCCGAGCCGCCGAGCGCCCCGCGCCGGACGTCTGGTCGCCGGCCGAGTACGGCTGCCACGTGCGCGACGTCAACCGGGTCTTCGCGCTCCGGGTCGAGCAGCTCCTCGCCGAGGACGACCCCCAGTTCGCCAACTGGGACCAGGACGAGACCGCCCGCACCGAGCGGTACGACGAGCAGGCGCCCGCCGCCGTCCTCCCGGACCTCGTCGCCGCGGCCGAGCTCGCCGCCGGCTGGTACGACCGGGTCGGCGACGACCAGTGGGCGCGCCCCGGCCGGCGCAGCAACGGCAGCGTGTTCACCGTCGAGACGCTGGGCCGCTACCACCTCCACGACCTCGTCCACCACCGCTGGGACGTGCGGTGGCTCGACCTCGGCTAG
- a CDS encoding phosphoribosyltransferase gives MTTTDAEPTPAPEREILTYDLFGTAVRDLAQQVVDDGFEPDIVLAIARGGLGLAMGLGYALDVKNLSAVNVEFYTGVNERLDVPMMLPPTPAAIDLTGMKVLIADDVADTGKTLEVVRDFFVDHVAEARTAVIYEKPWTVIRPEYVWRRTEGWIDFPWSSTPPLVDRRGGQAH, from the coding sequence GTGACGACGACTGACGCCGAGCCGACGCCGGCCCCCGAGCGCGAGATCCTGACCTACGACCTCTTCGGCACCGCCGTCCGGGACCTGGCCCAGCAGGTCGTCGACGACGGCTTCGAGCCGGACATCGTCCTCGCCATCGCCCGCGGCGGGCTCGGCCTCGCGATGGGCCTGGGCTACGCCCTGGACGTCAAGAACCTCTCGGCGGTCAACGTCGAGTTCTACACCGGTGTCAACGAGCGCCTCGACGTGCCGATGATGCTGCCGCCGACGCCGGCCGCGATCGACCTGACCGGCATGAAGGTGCTCATCGCCGACGACGTGGCCGACACCGGCAAGACGCTCGAGGTGGTCCGCGACTTCTTCGTCGACCACGTGGCCGAGGCGCGGACCGCGGTGATCTACGAGAAGCCGTGGACGGTGATCCGGCCCGAGTACGTCTGGCGCCGGACCGAGGGCTGGATCGATTTCCCGTGGTCCTCGACGCCGCCGCTGGTCGACCGCCGCGGCGGCCAGGCGCACTGA
- a CDS encoding regulatory protein RecX, protein MSSFRPRTPIDRTAEPPDEDEPGWTEDADPESVARKILLDQLSIKARSRRELEDRLARRKVPEEVASRLLDRFEEVGLVDDEAFARAWVEGRRRSRGLARTALAVELRRKGIADETAREVLDEVEPGAEEEAARALVRKKLRTMRGLEEQVAARRLVGMLARKGYGAGLAHAVVRSELGAVAGAEWSGDDD, encoded by the coding sequence ATGAGCTCCTTCCGCCCCCGCACCCCCATCGACCGCACCGCCGAGCCGCCCGACGAGGACGAGCCCGGCTGGACCGAGGACGCCGATCCGGAGTCCGTGGCCCGCAAGATCCTGCTCGACCAGCTCAGCATCAAGGCGCGCAGCCGCCGCGAGCTCGAGGACCGGCTGGCGCGGCGCAAGGTGCCCGAGGAGGTCGCGAGCCGGCTGCTCGACCGGTTCGAGGAGGTCGGGCTGGTCGACGACGAGGCGTTCGCGCGGGCCTGGGTCGAGGGGCGGCGGCGCAGCCGCGGCCTGGCCCGGACGGCACTCGCCGTCGAGCTGCGGCGCAAGGGGATCGCCGACGAGACGGCCCGTGAGGTGCTCGACGAGGTCGAGCCGGGGGCCGAGGAGGAGGCGGCGCGGGCCCTGGTCCGCAAGAAGCTGCGCACCATGCGCGGGCTCGAGGAGCAGGTGGCTGCCCGCCGGCTGGTGGGCATGCTCGCCCGCAAGGGCTACGGCGCCGGGCTGGCCCACGCGGTCGTGCGGAGTGAGCTCGGCGCGGTGGCCGGTGCAGAATGGTCCGGTGACGACGACTGA
- a CDS encoding HipA family kinase produces MEQVKVTRYVTPLREGGSLPGVVEAEDLGTYVCKFRGAGQGARVLVAEVVVAGVARLLDIPTPDQVVLDLDPEIARYEADEEVQDLINASTGLNLGIDFLPGSFGYDPTSTPDPDLAGRVLWLDAFTANVDRSWRNPNLLVWRGTLQAIDHGASLYFHHSWSGGPGDPARFAAQAYDASEHVLRAFAASAVAQDADLAARVSDAALAEVLADVCDDWLEPVPGAETPDALRERYVAFLAARRDGGRAWLPAPEMAS; encoded by the coding sequence ATGGAGCAGGTCAAGGTCACCCGGTACGTCACCCCGCTGCGTGAGGGCGGCAGCCTGCCGGGAGTGGTCGAGGCGGAGGACCTCGGCACGTACGTCTGCAAGTTCCGCGGCGCCGGTCAGGGCGCCCGGGTGCTGGTCGCCGAGGTGGTGGTCGCGGGGGTCGCGCGGCTGCTCGACATCCCGACGCCCGACCAGGTGGTGCTCGACCTCGACCCCGAGATCGCGCGCTACGAGGCTGACGAGGAGGTGCAGGACCTGATCAACGCCAGCACCGGCCTCAACCTCGGGATCGACTTCCTGCCGGGCTCGTTCGGCTACGACCCGACGAGCACGCCGGACCCCGACCTGGCCGGACGCGTGCTGTGGCTCGACGCGTTCACCGCGAACGTCGACCGCAGCTGGCGCAACCCCAACCTGCTCGTGTGGCGCGGGACGCTCCAGGCGATCGACCACGGGGCGTCGCTGTACTTCCACCACTCGTGGTCGGGTGGGCCGGGCGACCCGGCGCGCTTCGCCGCCCAGGCGTACGACGCCTCGGAGCACGTGCTGCGCGCGTTCGCGGCCTCGGCGGTGGCCCAGGACGCCGACCTCGCGGCGCGGGTCAGCGATGCCGCGCTGGCCGAGGTGCTGGCCGACGTGTGCGACGACTGGCTCGAGCCGGTGCCGGGGGCGGAGACGCCGGACGCGCTGCGCGAGCGGTACGTCGCCTTCCTCGCCGCGCGCCGCGACGGTGGCCGGGCGTGGCTCCCGGCTCCGGAGATGGCCTCGTGA
- a CDS encoding PPK2 family polyphosphate kinase gives MSFPLSDLTQSLRLPAGPVDLAAIDTNAAPGFDGDKKAGEAALLALAPALGDLQERLFAEGRSGGRRNLLLVLQGMDTSGKGGTLRSTVGLVDPQGVRITSFKAPTREELAHDFLWRITKALPEVGMVGVFDRSHYEDVLIARVRELAPKDEIERRYDAINAWEAELASEGTTIIKCMLHISPQEQKERLLARLDDETKYWKYNPGDVDERELWPAYQDAYRIALERTNTAVAAWHVVPADKKWYRNLAIGTLLHDALRSFDLGWPAADFDVAHEKQRLLDEKPL, from the coding sequence ATGAGCTTCCCCCTGTCGGACCTCACGCAGTCCCTCCGCCTCCCGGCCGGTCCGGTCGACCTGGCCGCGATCGACACCAATGCGGCGCCCGGCTTCGACGGCGACAAGAAGGCCGGCGAGGCGGCGCTGCTGGCGCTGGCGCCGGCGCTCGGCGACCTCCAGGAGCGGCTGTTCGCCGAGGGGCGCAGCGGCGGGCGGCGCAACCTGCTGCTGGTGCTGCAGGGGATGGACACCTCCGGCAAGGGCGGGACGCTGCGCTCGACGGTCGGCCTGGTCGACCCGCAGGGCGTGCGGATCACCTCGTTCAAGGCGCCTACCCGGGAGGAGCTGGCGCACGACTTCCTGTGGCGGATCACCAAGGCGCTGCCCGAGGTGGGGATGGTCGGGGTCTTCGACCGCTCCCACTACGAAGACGTCCTCATCGCGCGGGTGCGCGAGCTGGCGCCCAAGGACGAGATCGAGCGCCGCTACGACGCGATCAACGCGTGGGAGGCCGAGCTCGCGAGCGAGGGCACGACGATCATCAAGTGCATGCTCCACATCTCGCCGCAGGAGCAGAAGGAGCGGCTGCTCGCGCGGCTCGACGACGAGACGAAGTACTGGAAGTACAACCCGGGCGACGTCGACGAGCGCGAGCTGTGGCCGGCCTACCAGGACGCCTACCGGATCGCGCTGGAGCGGACCAACACCGCGGTGGCGGCGTGGCACGTCGTCCCGGCCGACAAGAAGTGGTACCGCAACCTCGCGATCGGGACGCTGCTGCACGACGCGCTGCGCTCCTTCGACCTCGGCTGGCCGGCGGCGGACTTCGACGTCGCGCACGAGAAGCAGCGGCTGCTCGACGAGAAGCCCCTGTGA